ACGCCGGGAACAGAGGTTGCCATCGTCTCTTCATCAGCGATGATATTGCCCCAGCGGTTGAATTTAAGATCTTCAGTGGTGCGCTGCAGGATAGGATTGGAGCTGTTGCCAATGGCCACTATAACCAGGTCAATCGGCACTTCTTTCTCCGAACCTTCGATTGGCACAGGCCGCCGCCGGCCGGAGGCGTCCGGTTCACCTAGTTCCATCTCGATCACTCGCATACCCGTCAGCCAGCCGCGTTCATCACCCAGAAAGGCTACAGGACTTTTCAGGAATTGGAAGTCCACGCCTTCTTCCCGGGCATGATGGATTTCTTCCAAACGGGCAGGCATCTCGGCTGCTGTCCGGCGGTAGATGATGCTGCCTTTCTTTGCACCCAGGCGTAGCGCCACCCGAACTGAATCCAGGGCGGTATTACCGCCGCCGATCACGGCCACATGCTTATCCTTGCAGTCAATCACAGGTGTGTCATAGTTGGGGAATTTGTAAGCCTTCATCAGGTTTACCCGGGTAAGGAATTCATTGGCGGAATAAACACCCACCAGGTTCTCGCCGGGGATGTGCATGAAATGGGGCAGGCCGGCGCCGACGCCGATGAAAACAGCCTCGTAACCTTCTTCGTTCATCAATTCATCGAGCGTGTAGGTCATCCCAATCACAGTGTTGGGTTGGAAGTTAACACCCAGGGCTTCCAGGGCTTCCACTTCTTCCCGCACGATCGCTTTGGGCAGCCTGAATTCCGGGATGCCGTAGGCCAGAACCCCGCCAAATTCATGAAAGGCTTCAAATACCGTCACGTCATGGCCAGAGCGGATCAGGTCACCGGCGCAGGAAAGACCAGATGGCCCAGACCCAATAATGGCGACCTTTTTACCTGTCTTTTGCTGCTGGGGAATGGGTTCGGGGATCAGGTCACCGTGTTGGCGTTCATAATCCGTGACAAAACGAGCGAGAGCGCCAATTGCAACTGCGTCGCCGCGTTTCTGCAGGATGCAGGCCCCTTCACACTGGTCCGATTGGGGGCAGACCCGGCTGCAAACCGACGCAAGCACATTATCCTGTTTGATGAGCTGTGAGGCGGGGATATATTCGCCTTCCTTGATCAACTCGATGAATTCTGGGATGCGGACGCCCACCGGGCAGCCAGCCACACAAGCAGGTCGCTTGCAGTCCAGACAGCGCTGTGCTTCAAGCTGAACCAGCGCTTCCGTAAAGCCCAGGTTGACCTCATTGAAATCCTTATTGCGTTCTTCCGGATTACGGGCGGGCATGGGCTGGCGGGGAATCTTGCGGATTTCCCGTCGCTGTTGGCGTTCAACCTCTTCTGCGGCTTCTTCCAGGGCGCATTTCTCTTCGTGGAAATAGGCCCGGTTACGATTCATCAGGGTGGCAAAATCAACGAAGTGGGCATCGAATTCCGGTCCATCTACGCAAGCGAACTTAACCTCGTCACCGACCACAACCCGGCAGCCGCCGCACATACCAGTGCCATCCACCATGATCGAGTTGAGGCTGACCACAGTCTTGATGTTATTAGGGCGGGTCAATTCCGTCACGGCCTGCATCATAGGCAATGGTCCGACAGCCAGGACGAAATCAATGGGATTGCCTTCATCAATCAAGGACTGCAGTAGGTTGGTGACGAAACCCTTTGTGCCATAGGTGCCATCGTCCGTGCAAACCCGGACATCATCCGCAATTTGACGTAAATCCTCTTCCAGGATGACCAGTTCTTCGGTCCGCGCACCGATGATGGCTGTGACTTTGTTGCCAGCCTTCTTCAATGCTTTGGCCTGGGGGTAGCTGACGGCAGTGCCAAGACCGCCGCCGATCACAACGACATGACCGAAATGCTCAATCTCCGAGGCATTGCCCAGCGGACCTACCAGGTCGCGGATCTGATCACCAGCCTCAAGCTGGTTAAGCTTGTGGGTGGATTTACCGACACCCTGAACGATCAGCGTAATAGAGCCCTGTTCAGGATCAGAATCGACAATTGTGAGGGGCACACGTTCGCCCTCCTCCGAAAGCCGAATGATCACGAACTGTCCGGGATGGCGCTTTTCAGCGATCACCGGGGCCTGGATGACGAACTTTTTGATATCCTGGGCAATGAACTGAGCATCTAGAATTGAGTGTGAAGCCATGAATCCACCTTTAATCAATAGAGTACGGCTGCAAGACCATAGAATAATATTTTATCTCATTGGGGAAGGATGAGGGGGAAATTTCGGTTTTGTTTCTGTTTTTTACGGGAGGGCGCATTACTCAGCGGGAGCGATTTCAACCTTAAAACACCAATAAGAGGCTGCCTCGACGACAGTGTTCGCTGGCAGCTGCTGGAAACAATAGAGACCGGGATTCAATTCTGATTCGGCGTGGAGCAAGCTTATCCCGTTTTTCTTATTTTGGAAATTGAAGGAGATATACTCTCCGGTTTCATAGATCAGGTTGAGTGTTTCAGGGTTCGTCTCAGCCGTGTAGATCACGATAGTGGGATTCGTGGTTTGGCTGGTAGGGATTCCAACATCCTGTGAGGGCAGACCTTGATGCTGTTGGATGTCTGAATAGAGGTCATTTTCAAACAGGAAAACCCCGGCATAAGGGGGTAACCCTTCAGCGGCTTTTGATCCTGAAAGGGCATTGATCGGCAGGTCGAAGTCGAAGATCGCACTGGCGGCCAGGATGCCGATAAAGGCAAATACCACCACGACCACACCCAACAGGACTATCTCGAAAGCGCTGAGTTTGGGCAGATCTTTCAGCAGTTTCTCCGATGATTTTACCGGTTTATTCTTTTCGGGTTTTTTCCCGTCTTCTTTTTCACCGGACGCAGCCATCTTATTGATCTCGTCCAGTTCAAGCTTGGATAAGTCTTCATCATCTTTGACAGGGTCAGGACGACCTTTGGGCGGGAAGGGGGAAATGGGGCTGGTGTGATCGGAGAGGTGATCGTTTTGATCGGCGATCTGGTCCCGTTTGCGTTTTTGCAGGTAGGCCATGCCGCGTTGAGCGGGGATATTCTGAGGGTCAATCTCGAGGGCTTTTTTCAGGAAGATCTCTTGCTTATCCAGGTCATCAATAATTGCAGCAACCCAGACCCAGACATCCGCGTTCTGGGGTTCCTCAATAATCGCGTCCTTCAGGAAGTCCAATGCTTCCTGCATGTGGCCGCTCTTTGCTGCTTTGATCCCTTTTTGAAGCGAAGATACCATAAATTCTCCCTGACCGTAAGAAGAAAATGATCGAATAATGGAGAAAATTCTTATGTGTCAGAATAAATTTCTACTTTAATGATTTTACCACAGGCGAGTATGAGAATAGACTCAATGCTAAAATACGGCAAAGGATTCAGGGTTTTTTCTGGTTAGGGTATTATGTTCATCCGATACATTTTTTGAGTTCTCCCCATCATCATTTATAATGGAGAGAGTCACTGAGAGGAGCGCAGGGATGAAGATCGGTATATTGTCGGATACGCACGATAGCTTATCCAATGTCATTTATGCTGTTGAAACAATGCGAGACCGGGGGGTTGAGACCGTGATTCACTGCGGTGACCTAACGGATTTTGAATTGATCTCCCGATTTGAAGGGTTTAGACTGATCTACCTGTTGGGGAATATGGACCATGCCAGTGGGACAATTGTCAAACTGGTGCAAAGTATGAATCCTGATAATTTTGCAGGGACGATATTCACCGGTAAGCTGGATGGCGTTTCTGTGGCTGCCACGCACAGTCATATTGAGGGTATGGTGATGGATTTGGTCCGATCCAGAAAATATCAGTGGATCTTCCACGGCCACACTCACCGGAAGCGAGATGAAGTGATCAGAGGGGTGCGGATTGTCAATCCCGGCGCTCTGGGCGGCTTGAACCATGGACTACGTACTTTTTGCATTGTGGACCTCAACTCATCGGATGTGGAGTTTATCCAGATCCCTTCGGATTAATGGCAAACTATGAACTATGATTCCCTTTGTAAATATTTAGAAGCGAAACCTGATTCACGGCGGGACATGCCCTTTGGTGCGGATACCCTTGTTTTCAAAGTGATGGGGAAGATATTTGCTCTGGTCGCCTGGCAGGCTGATCCATTAACGGTTAATCTCAAGGTGGACCCGGTGGAGGCTTTGTTCCTGCGGAAACAGTACCCGGCCGTGATGGCAGGTTATCATATGAACAAGAAACACTGGAACACGGTTACTCTGGATGGCAGCATCCCGGATGCGGAAATCCAACGGATGATTGATGACTCTTACGGCCTGGTGGTGAAGGGCCTGAGCAAGGCTCAGCAAGACCGGCTGCGGATGATGGGATGGATGGACGATGAAGCGTAGATTGGACAAAATTCTGGTTGTTGACCTGGAAGCTACTTGTTGGGAGGGTGAACCACCGGCAGGGGAATCAAGCGAGATCATCGAGATTGGCTTGTGTGTTTTGGATGTTACAACCGGTAAACGAACGGATACGCAGGGGATTCTGGTGAAACCGGAGCGATCCACCATGAGTGACTACTGCCAAAGTCTGACCACGATCACACCGGAGATGTTGGTAGGGGGAATGACCTTCGCTGAGG
This Chloroflexota bacterium DNA region includes the following protein-coding sequences:
- a CDS encoding YfcE family phosphodiesterase is translated as MKIGILSDTHDSLSNVIYAVETMRDRGVETVIHCGDLTDFELISRFEGFRLIYLLGNMDHASGTIVKLVQSMNPDNFAGTIFTGKLDGVSVAATHSHIEGMVMDLVRSRKYQWIFHGHTHRKRDEVIRGVRIVNPGALGGLNHGLRTFCIVDLNSSDVEFIQIPSD
- the gltA gene encoding NADPH-dependent glutamate synthase, with the protein product MASHSILDAQFIAQDIKKFVIQAPVIAEKRHPGQFVIIRLSEEGERVPLTIVDSDPEQGSITLIVQGVGKSTHKLNQLEAGDQIRDLVGPLGNASEIEHFGHVVVIGGGLGTAVSYPQAKALKKAGNKVTAIIGARTEELVILEEDLRQIADDVRVCTDDGTYGTKGFVTNLLQSLIDEGNPIDFVLAVGPLPMMQAVTELTRPNNIKTVVSLNSIMVDGTGMCGGCRVVVGDEVKFACVDGPEFDAHFVDFATLMNRNRAYFHEEKCALEEAAEEVERQQRREIRKIPRQPMPARNPEERNKDFNEVNLGFTEALVQLEAQRCLDCKRPACVAGCPVGVRIPEFIELIKEGEYIPASQLIKQDNVLASVCSRVCPQSDQCEGACILQKRGDAVAIGALARFVTDYERQHGDLIPEPIPQQQKTGKKVAIIGSGPSGLSCAGDLIRSGHDVTVFEAFHEFGGVLAYGIPEFRLPKAIVREEVEALEALGVNFQPNTVIGMTYTLDELMNEEGYEAVFIGVGAGLPHFMHIPGENLVGVYSANEFLTRVNLMKAYKFPNYDTPVIDCKDKHVAVIGGGNTALDSVRVALRLGAKKGSIIYRRTAAEMPARLEEIHHAREEGVDFQFLKSPVAFLGDERGWLTGMRVIEMELGEPDASGRRRPVPIEGSEKEVPIDLVIVAIGNSSNPILQRTTEDLKFNRWGNIIADEETMATSVPGVYAGGDIVTGGATVILAMGAGRKAARAINAYLKSKP
- a CDS encoding tetratricopeptide repeat protein, with product MVSSLQKGIKAAKSGHMQEALDFLKDAIIEEPQNADVWVWVAAIIDDLDKQEIFLKKALEIDPQNIPAQRGMAYLQKRKRDQIADQNDHLSDHTSPISPFPPKGRPDPVKDDEDLSKLELDEINKMAASGEKEDGKKPEKNKPVKSSEKLLKDLPKLSAFEIVLLGVVVVVFAFIGILAASAIFDFDLPINALSGSKAAEGLPPYAGVFLFENDLYSDIQQHQGLPSQDVGIPTSQTTNPTIVIYTAETNPETLNLIYETGEYISFNFQNKKNGISLLHAESELNPGLYCFQQLPANTVVEAASYWCFKVEIAPAE
- a CDS encoding MmcQ/YjbR family DNA-binding protein, which gives rise to MNYDSLCKYLEAKPDSRRDMPFGADTLVFKVMGKIFALVAWQADPLTVNLKVDPVEALFLRKQYPAVMAGYHMNKKHWNTVTLDGSIPDAEIQRMIDDSYGLVVKGLSKAQQDRLRMMGWMDDEA